The region GCGGCTATCTGACGGTCGCGACGAAGCCGCGCCGCGTCGACGACCTGCGCGCATGGATGGACGCCGCGAGCGAGCGCTGGGGCCATCCGTCGCTGTCGTGGCTCGATACCGGCGACATCCGTGCGCGCGTCGCGTCGTCCCGCTATCTCGCCGGCGTCTACGATCCGCTGTCCGGCCACCTGCATCCGCTCAAGTATTGCCTCGGCCTGGCCGATGCCGCGCGCCGCGAAGGCGTCGCGCTGTACGCCCACACACCCGCGCTCGACGTCGTGCGCGGCGCTCGGCCTGTCGTGCGCACGCCGTCGGGCGAAGTGCGCTGCCGCTTCGTCGTGTCGTGCTGCAACGCGGGCCCCGGCGGCATCCTGCCGGCGGCGACCGCCGCGCGCATCGCGCCGATCGCGTCGTACATCATCGCGACCGAGCCGCTCGGCCGCGCGCGCGCGGACGCGCTGATCGCGCAGCGCGAAGCCGTGTGCGACAACAACTTCTTCCTCGACTACTTCCGGCTGTCTGCCGACGACCGGATGTTGTTCGGCGGCCGCGCGAACTCCGCCGGCGCATCGCCCGACGCGCTCGCCGAAGCGATCCGCCAGCGCATGGTCGGCGTGTTCCCGCAGCTCGCCGACGTACGCGTCGATCACGCGTGGGGCGGCTTCGTCGACGTCACGCGCAACCGCGCGCCGGACTTCGGCGCGCTCGATCCGAACTTCTTCTACGTGCAGGGCTTCAGCGGACACGGCGTCGCGCTCACCGGCATCGCCGGGCGCGCGATCGCCGGCGCGATCGCGGGCGACTCGCGCGCGTTCGACCTGTTCGCGCAACTGCGTCACCGGCGCTTCCCGGGCGGCGACGCGTGGCGGCAGCCCGCACTCGAGCTCGGGATGCTGTACCACCGCGTGCGCGAGCTGTTCTGAGCCCTCGTTATCCACTCATTCGACCATGCAGACATTCGCCAACCAGCCGCACGCCGCGTCGTACTACGCGGCGACCATCAACGATACGACCCGCCATGCACCGCTCGCCGGCGCGGCCGACGCCGACGTGTGCGTGATCGGCGCAGGCCTGACCGGCTTGTCCGCCGCGCTCAACCTTGCCGAACGCGGCCATTCGGTGACCGTGCTGGAGGCGTCACGGGTCGGATGGGCGGCGAGCGGGCGCAACGGCGGGCAGCTGATCGGCGGCTTCGCGTGCGACATCGACACGTTCGCGCAGTTCATGCCGGAAGGCGACGTGAAGCGGATCTGGGACATGGGACTCGAAACGCTGTCGCTCGTGAAGTCGCGCATCGAACGGCATTCGATCGACTGCGCGCTCGTGCCCGGCTATCTCACCGCCGCCAACACCGAGCGCGACGCAGATGCGCTGAAGCGCTGGCGCGACGATGCCGCGAAGCGCTTCGGCCACGACCGCTTTCATTTCGTCGAAGCGGACGAACTCGGCGACTACGTACAGTCGAAGCGCTATCGCGGCGGCCTCTACGATCCCGACAGCGGCCACCTGCATCCGCTGAACTACACGCTCGGGCTCGCGCGCGCGGCGACCGGCGCGGGCGTGCGAATCCACGAGGACAGCTGCGTGACGCGCGTGCGCGACGTCGCGGGCGGCCACGTCGTCGAAACCGCGAACGGCCACGTGCGTGCGCGCTTCGTCGTGCTCGCCTGCAACACCTATGTCGGCACGCTGGCACCCGCCTTGTCGAAGAAGATCATGCCGGTCGGCACGTACGTGATCGCAACGGAGCCGCTCGGCGAAGCGCGCGCCGCCGCGCTGATGCCCGCGAACGCGGCGGTGTGCGACAGCCGCTTCGTGCTCGACTATTTCCGGCCGGCGCCCGACACGCGGCTCATATGGGGCGGCAAGGTCAGCTATTCGACGCGGCCGCCGCGCGACCTCGCGGCGGCGATGCGCGCGGACATGCTCAAGACATTCCCGCAGCTCGCGGACGTGAAGGTCGACTACGCGTGGGGCGGTTTCGTCGACATCACGATGAATCGCGCGCCGCACTTCGGGCGCGTCGCGCCGACGATGTATTTCGCGCAGGGCTTCTCGGGGCACGGCGTGAATACGACCGCGCTTGCGGGCAAGCTGATCGCGGAAGCAATCGACGGCCAGGCGAGCCGCTTCGACCTGTTCGGCAAGATTCGGCATCGCGACTTCCCCGGCGGCGCGGCGCTGCGCACGCCGGCACTCGTGCTTGCGATGAGCTGGTACCGGCTGCTCGATGCGTTCGGCGTGCATTGAACGCGCATTGAACGGCACTGCGTGGCGATGTGCCGGTGGTTGCGGCCCACGCGCGCCGCGCGCCGCCGCGCAAACGAAAAACGGCTGCGCACGCGGCGCAGCCGTTCGATCGGATCGCAAGACGCGGGCGCGACGCACACATGAAGCGCCCGCACGCCCGGCCCCGCTCAGTCCGTCCCGTACTTCGGCGAATGCGGGCCGTACAGCAGCCCGTTCGGCGGGCCGGCCGACAGCAGTCGCGTGCTGGTGAACGCGGCAACGTCGTGACTCTGATCCATCAGCGTGTTCGCGATCTGCTTGACCGCGGCCACCACGAGCATGCCGATCAGGCTGCCGCCGCCGTTGTTGCCGCCCTCGTCGCTGCTCGCGCTCGCGCGCCCCTGCCACAGCACGTCGCCGGTACGCAGGTCGACGAGCTTCGCCGAAGCCGACACGACCGTCGCGCTCGCCAGAACCCGGTAGACGGTGCCGTACTGCGACACCTTCGAATACAGCGCGGCGTCCGCACCGAAGATTTCGCGCAGCTTCGCGGGCGGCGTCTGCTGGATCTCGGCCGCATTGGTCAGGCCGTTCTGCTTGAACGTTTCGTCCATCACGGCGACCGGCACCACGTAGTAGCCCGATTCGGCGAGCGGCAGCGTCATCTGCGACAGCATCCCGTAGGTTGCCGCGACGTCGGACGTCTCGTTGAGCGGCGGCAGCACGAGAATCGAGCGCGGCTGGCTCTTCTTGAACGCCGTGTAGTCGGGTCGTTTCACCGGCTGCGCGCATGCGCTCAGCAGCGCGACGATCGACAGCACGGACAGCAGCTTGAATGAGAGTGTCTTGAACATGGCGGGCGCGTTACTGTTTGGCGGTGGTCGGAGCAGGATCCTTCTGGCCGGCGATCGCTTGCGTGGCCTTCTGGTCCGCGGTTTTCGGCGCGCCGGTCTT is a window of Burkholderia latens DNA encoding:
- a CDS encoding NAD(P)/FAD-dependent oxidoreductase, whose amino-acid sequence is MQTFANQPHAASYYAATINDTTRHAPLAGAADADVCVIGAGLTGLSAALNLAERGHSVTVLEASRVGWAASGRNGGQLIGGFACDIDTFAQFMPEGDVKRIWDMGLETLSLVKSRIERHSIDCALVPGYLTAANTERDADALKRWRDDAAKRFGHDRFHFVEADELGDYVQSKRYRGGLYDPDSGHLHPLNYTLGLARAATGAGVRIHEDSCVTRVRDVAGGHVVETANGHVRARFVVLACNTYVGTLAPALSKKIMPVGTYVIATEPLGEARAAALMPANAAVCDSRFVLDYFRPAPDTRLIWGGKVSYSTRPPRDLAAAMRADMLKTFPQLADVKVDYAWGGFVDITMNRAPHFGRVAPTMYFAQGFSGHGVNTTALAGKLIAEAIDGQASRFDLFGKIRHRDFPGGAALRTPALVLAMSWYRLLDAFGVH
- a CDS encoding NAD(P)/FAD-dependent oxidoreductase — its product is MTQSFTRRADALARDSYYEATATRPMVDDAVLDDAIDVDVCVIGAGFAGLSTALDCRARGLSVAVIDAHRPGWGASGRNGGQAIAGFAKDEIIEKQLGAAGARAAWSLSLDGVALIAERIARYGIDCDFTRGYLTVATKPRRVDDLRAWMDAASERWGHPSLSWLDTGDIRARVASSRYLAGVYDPLSGHLHPLKYCLGLADAARREGVALYAHTPALDVVRGARPVVRTPSGEVRCRFVVSCCNAGPGGILPAATAARIAPIASYIIATEPLGRARADALIAQREAVCDNNFFLDYFRLSADDRMLFGGRANSAGASPDALAEAIRQRMVGVFPQLADVRVDHAWGGFVDVTRNRAPDFGALDPNFFYVQGFSGHGVALTGIAGRAIAGAIAGDSRAFDLFAQLRHRRFPGGDAWRQPALELGMLYHRVRELF
- a CDS encoding DUF799 domain-containing protein — its product is MFKTLSFKLLSVLSIVALLSACAQPVKRPDYTAFKKSQPRSILVLPPLNETSDVAATYGMLSQMTLPLAESGYYVVPVAVMDETFKQNGLTNAAEIQQTPPAKLREIFGADAALYSKVSQYGTVYRVLASATVVSASAKLVDLRTGDVLWQGRASASSDEGGNNGGGSLIGMLVVAAVKQIANTLMDQSHDVAAFTSTRLLSAGPPNGLLYGPHSPKYGTD